In the genome of Cellvibrio sp. KY-YJ-3, one region contains:
- a CDS encoding insulinase family protein, translating into MLKRYSAVAASLLLLCIVSLVGCESTGSSAGQVPAQAQSVENTTIIKSPNDDRQYSAVMLANGLQAVLVTDPASEVAAVSLAVGVGSYQDPDSQLGLSHYLEHMLFLGTEKYPEPNSFQKFVDGNAGVWNAYTARDHTNYFFQLKADQLDKALDFFSDYFRAPTFDPQYSDKERNAVNSEWSMGRTNDNWIMYRISGLTSSPSHPAHRFTTGNLETLSDKPGSLLQDELRAFYNRYYSANNMKLTIVGNQSQAELKALAEKHFSSIPNKNIERPQVTVPGLTRAEEGQHIHVKTLKDLKQLFIEFPIADNSSLWPVKPNGYLHYLISSEEPGTLGEQLRREGLANSVSASVSPDEYGMDGTFSVYVDLTEKGLRNKDHIISSIFAYIELMKAKGVDERYYREIKAMWEKDFANAEKQQPLQQATELSYKQFDYPVANLLNSDFVYERFDAKAIKTVLKQLTPARARIWHVSNNEVTDQPVPYYEGSYAVKKFSAAELKAWANSGKKMQFQLPPENDLFTDKPAPIVAATHSKPQKLVEQQGVEAWLVHTQHFQEDKGFVELNLNIDFAYNGIEQLVAANLLADIYKMHQTSLVDRAGRAGISIGLDLTAEKGQAFSIYGYTEKQAGLVQTLLQDYVALTVSDEDLAKAKDRFVKTIANNKKEIPIRQAFNRFGLLTRAKGNWDDAEVIAAAQKITLAQVQAHHKAVLANHLLRVYAAGNFTDGSITALATAAAQTLGSNKAPAQRYFAQSITPKTGGLISDNLDIDPTDNALVDIYLGTQKNLTQQAQLMLLNGLFSTDIFTQLRTNEQLGYVVGSTGSALNDYPLFGLYVQTTNTSLVDLKARMDKFRKDYLATLQALEPAQLEQLKAAEIAQIMQKPNDYRAEATQHLQDFKEGKFSFDRKERVVAALQQVTKADLIKIYQQLVLGKQGHNVVIQARGANYKNQPFAPLK; encoded by the coding sequence ATGTTAAAGCGCTATTCTGCGGTGGCAGCCAGTTTATTGCTGCTGTGCATTGTGTCGTTGGTGGGCTGCGAGTCCACTGGCTCGTCGGCGGGGCAAGTTCCTGCGCAGGCACAGTCTGTTGAAAATACCACCATCATTAAAAGCCCCAATGACGATCGCCAGTATTCGGCAGTCATGCTCGCCAATGGTTTGCAGGCGGTATTGGTAACTGACCCGGCCAGCGAAGTGGCGGCAGTATCGCTGGCGGTGGGGGTGGGCAGTTATCAGGACCCGGATTCACAACTGGGCCTGTCGCATTACCTTGAGCACATGTTATTTCTCGGCACCGAAAAATACCCCGAACCCAACAGCTTTCAAAAATTCGTGGATGGCAATGCCGGGGTGTGGAACGCTTACACCGCGCGCGACCATACCAATTATTTTTTCCAGTTAAAGGCTGATCAGTTGGATAAAGCGCTGGATTTTTTTAGCGATTATTTCCGTGCGCCAACCTTTGACCCGCAGTACAGCGATAAAGAGCGCAACGCGGTAAATAGTGAGTGGTCCATGGGGCGCACTAACGACAACTGGATTATGTATCGCATTAGCGGCCTCACCTCCAGTCCGTCGCACCCCGCGCACCGTTTCACCACCGGCAATTTGGAAACCCTGTCGGATAAACCCGGCTCACTCTTGCAAGACGAATTGCGCGCGTTTTACAACCGCTATTATTCCGCCAACAACATGAAGCTCACTATAGTGGGCAATCAATCGCAGGCGGAATTAAAAGCACTCGCGGAAAAACATTTTTCCTCCATTCCCAATAAAAATATCGAACGTCCACAAGTCACCGTGCCGGGGTTAACCCGTGCAGAAGAAGGGCAGCATATTCACGTAAAAACCCTGAAGGATCTCAAACAATTATTTATCGAGTTTCCCATCGCGGATAACAGCAGTTTGTGGCCAGTAAAACCCAACGGTTATTTGCACTACCTGATTTCATCCGAAGAGCCGGGCACACTCGGTGAACAATTGCGCCGCGAGGGTTTGGCGAATTCGGTGAGTGCAAGTGTATCGCCCGATGAGTACGGCATGGACGGTACTTTTTCGGTATATGTCGATCTCACCGAAAAAGGCTTGCGCAATAAAGATCACATCATCAGCTCCATTTTTGCCTACATCGAATTGATGAAAGCGAAAGGTGTGGATGAACGCTACTACCGTGAAATCAAAGCCATGTGGGAAAAAGATTTTGCCAATGCGGAAAAACAACAACCGTTGCAGCAGGCGACTGAACTTTCCTACAAGCAATTCGATTACCCGGTTGCGAACCTGCTCAATTCCGATTTTGTGTACGAGCGCTTTGATGCCAAAGCGATTAAAACCGTTCTCAAACAATTGACCCCGGCGCGCGCGCGTATTTGGCATGTGAGCAATAATGAAGTGACGGATCAGCCAGTGCCCTACTACGAAGGTAGTTATGCGGTGAAAAAATTCAGCGCGGCGGAATTAAAAGCCTGGGCCAACAGCGGCAAAAAAATGCAATTTCAATTGCCGCCGGAAAATGATTTGTTTACCGACAAGCCCGCACCGATTGTGGCAGCAACCCATAGCAAACCGCAAAAACTGGTTGAGCAGCAAGGCGTAGAGGCGTGGTTGGTGCACACGCAACATTTTCAGGAAGATAAAGGTTTTGTGGAGTTAAACCTGAATATCGATTTTGCCTACAACGGGATTGAACAACTCGTCGCTGCCAATTTATTGGCCGACATTTATAAAATGCACCAGACCTCGCTGGTGGATCGCGCCGGGCGCGCGGGCATTTCCATCGGTTTGGATTTAACGGCGGAAAAGGGCCAGGCGTTTAGTATTTATGGCTACACCGAAAAGCAAGCGGGCTTGGTGCAAACCCTGCTGCAGGATTATGTGGCGCTAACTGTGAGCGATGAAGATCTGGCTAAAGCCAAAGACCGGTTTGTAAAAACCATCGCCAACAACAAAAAAGAAATCCCGATTCGCCAGGCGTTTAATCGCTTTGGTTTGTTAACCCGCGCCAAAGGCAATTGGGATGATGCAGAGGTTATCGCCGCTGCCCAAAAAATCACCCTCGCACAGGTGCAAGCACACCATAAAGCTGTGCTCGCGAATCACTTGTTGCGCGTCTATGCCGCCGGTAACTTTACCGATGGCAGCATCACTGCGCTCGCCACGGCAGCTGCGCAAACATTGGGTAGCAACAAAGCACCGGCACAGCGTTATTTTGCGCAGAGTATTACCCCCAAAACCGGTGGTTTGATAAGCGATAATCTGGATATAGATCCAACCGATAACGCACTGGTAGATATTTACCTGGGCACGCAAAAAAATCTCACCCAGCAAGCGCAGTTGATGCTGCTTAACGGTTTGTTCAGCACCGACATTTTCACCCAGCTGCGCACCAACGAGCAGTTGGGTTATGTGGTGGGCAGTACTGGTTCCGCGCTGAATGACTACCCGCTGTTTGGGTTATACGTGCAAACCACCAATACCAGTTTGGTGGATTTAAAAGCGCGCATGGATAAATTCCGCAAGGATTATCTCGCCACACTGCAAGCACTGGAACCGGCGCAATTGGAGCAATTAAAAGCAGCGGAAATCGCGCAAATCATGCAAAAACCCAACGACTATCGCGCCGAGGCCACCCAGCACTTGCAGGATTTCAAAGAGGGCAAGTTCAGCTTTGATCGCAAAGAGCGGGTGGTTGCTGCCCTGCAACAGGTAACCAAGGCGGATTTGATAAAAATCTACCAACAACTGGTGCTGGGTAAGCAGGGGCACAACGTGGTGATTCAGGCGCGCGGTGCCAATTATAAAAACCAACCGTTTGCACCACTGAAATAA
- a CDS encoding diguanylate cyclase domain-containing protein, whose amino-acid sequence MAAIVSGGRHLQRQLFQEQYHSIMRSLSFPALGKYIDLLVDAVCVVDKHGHFLYVSPSAERIFGYSQAEMMGMQMLELVHPDDRERTINAVETIIAGQPEPHFENRYLRKNGEIAHIMWSARWSEENQCRVAVARDITLRKQAEAVQQAVFAIAEASHNTEDLDSLYQQIHGIIGALLPAGNFAIALYDAPTDCISFPYFIDQHQPVPACQSLASDSDYAQLIRSGEPLLLDALQLATCPMGATPPVQSWLGVPLKIQGRTTGALVIKSYSEAASYSAKTLELLQFVSNQVAAAIDRRQLIERLQQRALYDRLTRLPNRDLFYDRFNSAMARARRNNGMLSLLFLDLDKFKEVNDSFGHHTGDLLLEAVARRLELSVRECDTIARFGGDEFVVLLENIDQPAQSDLVADKIFQQLTQPFDLNGTQISIAPSIGLAHFPEHGDNEKDLLHHADNLMYTRKSQRR is encoded by the coding sequence ATGGCAGCCATTGTTTCGGGTGGCCGCCATTTACAGCGACAACTATTTCAGGAGCAATACCACTCGATCATGCGTTCCCTCAGTTTCCCCGCCTTGGGCAAATATATCGACCTGCTGGTCGATGCGGTTTGTGTGGTGGATAAACACGGCCATTTTTTATATGTCAGCCCCAGTGCCGAGCGCATTTTTGGTTACTCGCAAGCTGAGATGATGGGCATGCAAATGCTGGAGCTGGTTCACCCCGATGACCGGGAGCGCACCATTAATGCGGTGGAAACTATAATCGCCGGGCAACCGGAGCCGCACTTTGAGAATCGCTATCTACGCAAAAATGGCGAGATAGCCCACATCATGTGGTCGGCGCGCTGGTCGGAGGAGAATCAATGCCGGGTGGCGGTGGCGCGTGACATCACCCTGCGTAAACAAGCCGAAGCCGTGCAACAGGCGGTATTTGCGATCGCTGAAGCCTCTCACAATACCGAGGATCTGGATAGTTTGTACCAGCAGATCCACGGCATTATTGGCGCCCTGTTGCCCGCCGGTAACTTCGCCATTGCGCTCTATGATGCGCCGACAGATTGCATTAGTTTTCCCTACTTTATCGATCAGCACCAACCTGTACCGGCCTGCCAATCACTCGCCAGCGACAGCGATTATGCGCAGCTGATCCGCAGTGGCGAGCCATTGCTACTGGACGCCCTTCAATTGGCCACTTGCCCCATGGGTGCAACACCTCCGGTGCAATCCTGGCTTGGGGTTCCGCTCAAAATACAGGGCCGCACAACCGGGGCATTGGTCATCAAAAGCTACAGCGAAGCGGCAAGCTATAGCGCCAAAACACTGGAGCTGCTGCAGTTTGTGTCCAACCAGGTGGCAGCCGCCATCGATCGCCGCCAGCTTATTGAACGCCTGCAGCAACGCGCCTTGTACGACCGCTTAACCCGCCTGCCCAACCGAGACCTGTTTTATGACCGTTTTAACTCCGCGATGGCCAGAGCGCGGCGCAATAACGGCATGTTGTCGCTGCTGTTTTTGGATTTAGATAAATTCAAAGAGGTGAACGACTCGTTTGGCCACCACACCGGCGACCTGCTGCTGGAAGCGGTCGCACGGCGGCTGGAATTGAGTGTGCGCGAATGCGATACCATCGCCCGTTTTGGCGGCGATGAATTTGTTGTGCTGCTGGAAAATATTGATCAACCGGCGCAAAGCGATCTGGTTGCCGACAAGATCTTCCAGCAACTCACACAGCCCTTTGACTTGAATGGTACGCAAATAAGTATTGCGCCAAGCATTGGCCTAGCGCATTTCCCCGAACACGGCGATAACGAAAAAGACCTGCTACATCACGCCGATAACCTGATGTACACACGCAAAAGCCAGCGACGCTAG
- a CDS encoding GIN domain-containing protein — protein MAAPLALAEMVAKVYPVKDFSEFVSGGNTHIEITQSDKEYLRVEADAEVMQRVKVDQTGKRVSVWLKSDKGGVFSWFGQGNDPVKVILGVKQLELLDISGGAHARVADLQGRDFEFKASGAANGDFDRLTMDKVRMDLSGAGNVRIASVTTQEQGYDISGASNVEIKGDSHSERLMVGASGASNFRGKSLTARQAELNASGASHIKATVTETLVADASGASSVDYYGNPHAKTKATGASHVNAKD, from the coding sequence TTGGCTGCGCCGCTGGCGCTGGCCGAAATGGTCGCCAAGGTTTACCCCGTGAAAGATTTCAGCGAGTTTGTGAGCGGTGGTAATACCCATATTGAAATCACCCAAAGTGATAAAGAGTACTTGCGGGTAGAGGCGGATGCCGAGGTAATGCAGCGGGTAAAAGTGGATCAGACCGGCAAACGTGTCAGTGTGTGGTTAAAAAGCGATAAGGGTGGTGTGTTCAGTTGGTTTGGTCAGGGCAATGATCCGGTGAAAGTCATTCTGGGGGTTAAACAGCTGGAGTTACTGGATATTTCCGGTGGTGCCCATGCCAGGGTGGCAGATTTGCAGGGGCGCGATTTTGAATTCAAAGCCAGCGGTGCCGCCAATGGCGATTTCGATCGCTTGACCATGGACAAGGTGAGGATGGATTTGTCCGGGGCGGGCAATGTGCGCATCGCGTCGGTTACCACCCAGGAGCAGGGCTACGATATTTCCGGTGCCTCCAATGTCGAGATCAAAGGAGATAGTCATAGTGAGCGTCTGATGGTGGGCGCCAGCGGTGCCAGCAATTTCCGCGGCAAATCGCTTACCGCCCGTCAGGCCGAGTTAAATGCCAGTGGTGCATCGCATATTAAGGCGACGGTGACTGAGACCTTGGTGGCAGATGCCAGCGGTGCATCCAGTGTGGACTATTACGGTAACCCGCACGCTAAAACCAAGGCCACGGGGGCGAGCCACGTCAATGCCAAGGACTAG
- a CDS encoding sialate O-acetylesterase, with protein MNNILRFPVRFLLLLSVSLAAFSPAYADVTLPRLLSDGAILQRDKPITIWGWAHEGEQVTVSFAGKEQSTTAQAGRWQVTFPARKAGGPYELTVTGKNTLTRKDILLGDVWIAAGQSNMELPLRRVKYQYPGVIEATRLSQVREFNVPVAYAFKGPLADYTQGEWKTATPENLPGFSAVGFFFAKQLHRVTRVPIAVVTLPVGGSPAEAWMSEAALKKYPHYVEQLTPFKDDVHVQTTIAKDKANNDKWYGDLTAADIGLQNNWSQSELDASSWNNLQVPGFFKEQGSDFTNGSVWVRKELVLSPPQAAKAGTLWLGAIVDGDQVFVNGQAVGQTGYQYPPRIYSLPAGVLKAGKNTIAIRITSYTGNAGFVKDKRYELVLDEALPTMESIPLAGEWKYQIAANAPAMQPTTTLHYIPSSLFNAKLAPALPLQIKGVIWYQGESNVARAAEYKNLFSDLIVDWRAQFKQGDIPFIYAQLANFLPAKPEPGESGWAELREAQRQTLALKNTAMAVAIDVGEWNDIHPLNKQSVGDRLALGALKLAYGKKRLLASGPTLQKVERKGNTVELSFSDTGKGLRVLGGGDVKHMAIAGADKQFVWAKVQVKKDKLVVSANAVPEPKWVRYAWADNPEGANLYNSAGLPASPFEAHVSD; from the coding sequence ATGAATAATATTCTTCGTTTCCCTGTGCGATTCCTGCTGCTATTGTCTGTGTCATTGGCGGCGTTTTCCCCGGCTTATGCCGATGTCACCCTGCCGCGCTTGTTAAGCGATGGGGCGATTCTGCAGCGTGATAAACCCATCACCATTTGGGGCTGGGCGCATGAGGGCGAGCAGGTGACGGTGAGCTTTGCGGGTAAGGAGCAAAGCACTACCGCGCAGGCGGGCAGGTGGCAGGTGACCTTTCCGGCGCGCAAAGCTGGCGGTCCTTATGAGTTAACCGTGACTGGCAAAAACACCCTTACACGCAAGGATATTTTGCTGGGCGATGTGTGGATCGCGGCGGGGCAGTCGAATATGGAATTGCCTTTGCGTCGGGTGAAATACCAGTACCCCGGTGTGATTGAAGCGACCCGCTTATCGCAGGTGCGCGAATTTAACGTGCCCGTTGCCTACGCGTTCAAGGGGCCGCTGGCGGATTACACCCAGGGTGAATGGAAGACCGCTACGCCGGAAAATCTGCCGGGTTTTTCAGCGGTAGGGTTTTTCTTTGCCAAGCAATTGCACCGTGTTACCCGTGTGCCTATCGCCGTGGTGACTTTGCCCGTGGGTGGCTCACCCGCTGAGGCGTGGATGAGTGAAGCGGCGTTAAAAAAATATCCACACTATGTCGAACAATTAACACCGTTCAAAGACGATGTGCATGTACAAACGACCATCGCCAAAGACAAAGCCAACAACGACAAGTGGTATGGCGATTTAACGGCGGCAGATATTGGTCTGCAAAATAATTGGTCGCAGTCAGAGCTGGATGCAAGCAGTTGGAACAACCTGCAAGTGCCTGGCTTTTTCAAAGAGCAGGGCAGCGATTTCACCAACGGCAGCGTGTGGGTGCGCAAAGAGTTGGTGCTCAGCCCACCACAGGCGGCAAAAGCAGGCACTTTGTGGCTGGGTGCGATTGTGGATGGCGACCAGGTATTTGTGAACGGTCAGGCGGTAGGGCAAACCGGTTATCAATATCCACCACGTATTTATTCGTTGCCAGCGGGAGTATTAAAAGCGGGCAAAAATACCATCGCTATTCGTATTACCAGCTACACGGGTAACGCCGGTTTTGTGAAGGACAAGCGCTATGAATTGGTATTGGATGAAGCCCTGCCGACCATGGAATCTATTCCTTTGGCGGGCGAATGGAAATATCAAATCGCCGCCAATGCGCCCGCTATGCAACCAACTACCACGCTGCACTACATTCCATCCTCACTGTTTAATGCCAAGCTCGCGCCTGCGCTGCCGCTGCAAATTAAAGGGGTGATTTGGTATCAGGGTGAATCCAACGTGGCGCGTGCGGCGGAATATAAAAATTTATTCAGCGATTTAATTGTGGATTGGCGCGCGCAGTTCAAACAGGGCGATATCCCGTTTATTTATGCGCAATTGGCGAATTTTTTACCCGCCAAACCTGAGCCGGGTGAAAGTGGCTGGGCAGAACTGCGCGAAGCGCAGCGCCAAACACTCGCGCTAAAAAATACCGCCATGGCCGTAGCGATTGATGTGGGTGAGTGGAACGATATTCACCCGCTGAATAAGCAGTCGGTGGGTGATCGTTTGGCGTTGGGGGCATTGAAACTGGCCTATGGTAAAAAGCGTTTATTGGCTTCTGGCCCGACCTTGCAAAAAGTAGAGCGTAAGGGCAACACGGTGGAATTGTCCTTTAGTGATACGGGAAAAGGCTTGCGCGTGCTCGGTGGTGGCGATGTAAAACACATGGCAATTGCCGGGGCGGATAAACAATTTGTGTGGGCTAAGGTGCAAGTGAAAAAAGATAAGCTGGTAGTGTCAGCGAATGCGGTGCCGGAACCTAAATGGGTGCGATACGCTTGGGCTGACAACCCTGAGGGGGCAAATCTGTATAATAGCGCTGGTCTGCCTGCATCGCCGTTTGAGGCTCATGTTTCGGATTAG
- a CDS encoding Tex family protein: MTSLPSIAKRIADELNVQEQQVSAAVGLLDEGATVPFISRYRKEVTGGLDDTQMRTLEERLRYLRELEERRAAILKSIAEQEKLTPELEREIQIADTKNRLEDLYLPYKPKRRTKGQIAKEAGLEPLADALLADPTLAPEVEAAKYFNAEHSINDVKSALDGAKYILMEKFSEDAELLGRLRHFLQQEATFSARVATGKETDASQEVQKFRDYFEHDEPLKSVPSHRALAMFRGRNEGVLTISIKVGDEEARIGHPCESMIAEHWQVQDKGRAADGWLAEVVRWTWRVKLLTHLETDLLGELREKAEEEAIKVFASNLKDLLLAAPAGQKATIGLDPGMRTGVKVAVVDATGKVLDHCVMYPTPPLNKIAESEAILVHLCNKHNVGLIAIGNGTASRETEKFAKDVLKKHTDIKASTVIVSEAGASVYSASEFAAKEFPDLDVTIRGAISIARRLQDPLAELVKIDPKSIGVGQYQHDVSQSQLARSLDAVVEDCVNAVGVEVNTASAALLARVSGLNTTLANNIVEFRNQNGAFNSRAALKKVPRFGEKTFEQAAGFLRVAGGDNPLDASAVHPESYSIVEKIAQKNAREIKGLIGDSSFLRGLKAVDYTDEKFGVPTVTDIIKELDKPGRDPRPEFKTAQFQEGVEEITDLVPGMILEGTVTNVTNFGAFVDIGVHQDGLVHISALSHNFIKDPREAVKAGDIVKAKVMEVDVPRKRIALSLRLDDTPGEKVEGNSSSNNRGGGRPQSQNQQRAAQKNNPAPAAMGSMGALLQQALKKK; this comes from the coding sequence ATGACCAGCTTACCGAGTATTGCCAAACGTATTGCCGACGAATTAAACGTTCAGGAACAACAAGTTAGCGCCGCCGTAGGGCTGCTGGATGAAGGTGCGACCGTACCCTTTATCTCCCGCTACCGTAAAGAAGTGACTGGCGGGCTGGACGATACGCAAATGCGCACCCTGGAAGAACGCCTGCGCTACCTGCGCGAACTGGAAGAGCGCCGCGCGGCGATCCTCAAATCTATCGCCGAACAAGAGAAGCTCACGCCGGAATTGGAGCGCGAGATCCAGATCGCCGACACCAAAAACCGCCTGGAAGACTTGTACTTGCCCTACAAACCCAAGCGCCGCACCAAAGGTCAAATCGCCAAAGAGGCTGGATTGGAGCCTTTGGCAGACGCCTTGTTGGCCGACCCAACACTCGCGCCCGAAGTGGAAGCCGCTAAATATTTTAATGCCGAGCACAGCATTAATGATGTGAAATCCGCGCTCGACGGTGCCAAATACATCCTGATGGAAAAATTCAGTGAAGATGCCGAATTGCTCGGTCGCCTGCGCCATTTCCTGCAACAGGAAGCCACCTTTTCGGCGCGCGTCGCCACCGGCAAAGAAACAGACGCTTCACAGGAAGTGCAAAAATTCCGCGATTATTTTGAGCACGACGAACCGCTTAAATCGGTGCCATCGCACCGCGCATTGGCCATGTTCCGCGGTCGCAACGAAGGCGTGCTCACCATCTCCATTAAAGTGGGCGATGAAGAAGCGCGCATCGGTCATCCCTGCGAGTCCATGATCGCAGAACACTGGCAGGTGCAAGATAAAGGCCGCGCTGCCGATGGCTGGCTCGCTGAAGTGGTGCGCTGGACCTGGCGAGTAAAATTGCTCACGCATTTGGAAACGGATTTGCTCGGCGAGCTGCGCGAAAAAGCCGAAGAAGAAGCGATTAAAGTTTTCGCATCCAATTTAAAAGATTTGTTGCTCGCGGCACCTGCCGGGCAAAAAGCTACTATCGGCCTAGACCCTGGTATGCGCACCGGCGTAAAAGTCGCGGTGGTTGATGCGACCGGTAAAGTGCTCGACCACTGTGTGATGTACCCGACTCCGCCGCTGAATAAAATCGCCGAATCCGAAGCGATTTTGGTTCACCTGTGCAACAAACATAATGTCGGTTTGATTGCGATTGGTAACGGTACTGCATCGCGCGAGACCGAAAAATTTGCTAAAGATGTATTGAAAAAGCACACCGATATTAAAGCCAGCACGGTGATTGTGAGTGAAGCCGGGGCATCGGTTTACTCTGCCTCTGAATTTGCAGCGAAAGAATTTCCCGATTTGGATGTAACCATCCGCGGTGCAATTTCTATCGCGCGCCGTTTGCAAGATCCACTCGCTGAATTGGTAAAAATCGATCCAAAATCCATCGGCGTTGGCCAGTACCAACACGACGTTTCGCAATCGCAACTGGCGCGCTCGCTCGATGCGGTAGTTGAGGACTGTGTGAACGCAGTGGGTGTAGAAGTGAATACCGCATCGGCTGCGCTGCTGGCACGTGTGTCCGGGTTGAACACGACACTGGCGAATAACATCGTCGAATTCCGCAACCAGAACGGCGCGTTTAATTCGCGTGCAGCATTGAAAAAAGTACCGCGCTTTGGTGAAAAAACCTTTGAACAAGCCGCAGGATTTTTGCGTGTTGCCGGTGGTGACAACCCACTCGACGCCTCTGCTGTGCATCCTGAATCCTATTCGATTGTTGAAAAAATCGCGCAGAAAAACGCGCGCGAAATTAAAGGGCTGATTGGTGATTCATCCTTCCTGCGCGGCTTAAAAGCGGTGGACTACACCGATGAAAAATTCGGTGTTCCCACCGTAACCGACATCATCAAAGAATTGGATAAACCCGGCCGCGACCCGCGCCCTGAATTTAAAACCGCGCAATTCCAGGAAGGTGTAGAAGAAATTACCGACTTGGTTCCAGGAATGATTCTGGAAGGCACAGTTACTAACGTGACCAACTTCGGTGCCTTTGTGGATATTGGTGTGCATCAGGATGGTTTGGTACATATCTCCGCGCTCTCGCACAACTTTATTAAAGATCCACGCGAAGCGGTGAAAGCCGGTGATATCGTAAAAGCCAAAGTAATGGAAGTGGATGTACCGCGCAAACGTATCGCCCTGTCATTGCGTTTGGATGATACACCTGGTGAAAAGGTGGAAGGCAACTCTTCATCAAACAACCGGGGGGGCGGACGTCCGCAATCACAAAACCAACAGCGCGCAGCGCAGAAAAACAACCCTGCCCCTGCGGCAATGGGCAGTATGGGTGCGTTGTTACAACAGGCGCTGAAAAAGAAATAG
- a CDS encoding DUF3144 domain-containing protein — protein sequence MSTKTDDDIFWELVEKFIDHANNACDNADPGIVSAALINATARFNAFVVAQSSLDKNEFAEDVEGTTNYLTGRYREFLKEHMEDYRENYTALIGARELPEE from the coding sequence ATGAGCACAAAAACTGACGACGATATTTTTTGGGAGCTGGTGGAGAAATTCATTGACCACGCTAACAACGCCTGCGACAACGCCGACCCCGGTATCGTCAGCGCCGCACTCATTAACGCCACCGCGCGTTTCAACGCCTTTGTCGTCGCCCAAAGCTCACTCGATAAAAACGAATTTGCCGAAGACGTAGAAGGCACCACCAACTATTTAACCGGCCGCTACCGCGAATTTTTAAAAGAGCACATGGAAGATTATCGCGAAAATTACACCGCGCTTATTGGCGCGCGGGAATTACCGGAGGAGTGA